The Ensifer adhaerens genome contains a region encoding:
- the rfbA gene encoding glucose-1-phosphate thymidylyltransferase RfbA, whose translation MKGIILAGGSGTRLHPATLAINKQLLPVYDKPMIYYPLSILMMAGIRDILLISSPDHIGSYQRLFGAGEAWGIRISYAVQLSPDGLAQAFTIGEEFIAGDNVALVLGDNIFFGAGMNDLLAQASARRTGATVFAYEVDDPERYGVVELSEDGYAISLEEKPLHPKSRFAVTGLYFYDNRVVDYSKSLKPSARGEYEITDLNRIYMEAGSLFVEKMSRGFAWLDTGTHDSLLEAGEFVRVIQHRQGTNIACIEEVAYLQGFISREQLIEQGERFSRTSYGRYLLKIAG comes from the coding sequence ATGAAAGGCATAATTCTCGCAGGAGGATCCGGCACCAGGCTCCACCCGGCAACCCTGGCAATTAACAAGCAACTGCTTCCGGTCTATGATAAGCCGATGATATACTATCCACTTTCCATTCTTATGATGGCTGGAATTCGGGATATCCTCCTAATCTCCTCACCCGACCACATCGGCAGTTATCAGCGATTGTTTGGCGCCGGAGAAGCCTGGGGCATTCGCATCTCCTATGCCGTCCAACTCAGCCCCGACGGACTTGCCCAAGCGTTTACCATTGGCGAGGAGTTTATCGCTGGCGACAACGTGGCGCTCGTCCTGGGTGACAACATTTTCTTTGGCGCAGGGATGAATGACCTGCTTGCCCAGGCAAGCGCGCGGAGAACGGGAGCGACTGTATTCGCTTACGAAGTTGACGACCCTGAGCGGTATGGCGTCGTGGAGTTGTCGGAAGATGGATATGCAATTAGTCTTGAAGAGAAGCCGCTGCACCCAAAGTCACGTTTTGCAGTGACCGGCCTATATTTCTATGACAATCGTGTTGTCGATTACTCGAAGAGTTTGAAGCCGTCAGCGCGTGGCGAGTATGAGATTACCGACCTCAACCGTATCTACATGGAGGCCGGGTCTCTGTTCGTAGAAAAGATGTCAAGAGGGTTTGCCTGGCTTGATACGGGCACTCACGATAGTTTGTTGGAGGCTGGGGAATTCGTGCGGGTGATCCAGCATCGACAAGGAACAAATATCGCGTGCATTGAAGAAGTTGCTTACCTCCAGGGCTTCATCAGCAGGGAGCAATTGATAGAGCAAGGCGAGCGCTTCTCGCGCACCTCATATGGTCGCTATTTGCTTAAGATCGCGGGTTGA
- a CDS encoding class I SAM-dependent methyltransferase, with the protein MSSAYEDVLFDPALNQNWHMQFSERAALLHVLSRLRPEISIEIGTFQCGSLRPIAAASKRVFTFDIDENQHRISPLFPNVTFVTGDSATTLPPIIDQLNEGREDVNFILVDGSHEESGVRSDLLQCARYVPKRRPTMILAHDSANPIVRTGILTVPWNDFPHVHTVDLDFVPGMLYDRPDINGQIWGGLAAVLMMPERREGQVMITTQFEPSRQALLEKSVYRNSNTNT; encoded by the coding sequence GTGTCCAGCGCCTACGAAGACGTTCTATTCGACCCAGCGCTCAATCAGAACTGGCACATGCAATTCAGCGAAAGAGCTGCGTTGTTGCACGTGCTTTCGCGCCTACGGCCGGAGATTAGCATCGAGATCGGTACGTTTCAGTGCGGAAGTCTCCGTCCGATTGCTGCAGCCAGCAAGCGTGTGTTCACGTTCGACATCGATGAGAACCAGCATAGGATCAGCCCACTTTTTCCTAATGTGACTTTCGTAACTGGAGATTCGGCAACGACGCTTCCTCCGATTATCGACCAGTTGAATGAGGGACGTGAAGACGTCAATTTCATTTTGGTAGACGGCAGCCATGAAGAATCCGGCGTTAGGAGCGACTTGCTCCAATGTGCTCGCTATGTGCCAAAACGACGGCCAACTATGATTCTTGCTCACGACAGCGCCAATCCGATCGTGCGAACAGGAATATTAACTGTCCCTTGGAACGATTTTCCCCATGTACACACGGTCGACCTCGATTTTGTGCCCGGCATGCTCTACGACAGACCAGATATCAACGGGCAGATATGGGGGGGACTTGCGGCTGTTCTGATGATGCCTGAGCGGCGCGAGGGGCAAGTCATGATAACCACTCAGTTCGAACCATCGCGGCAAGCGTTACTGGAAAAATCTGTATATCGAAACTCAAATACGAATACATAA
- a CDS encoding glycosyltransferase encodes MIKLSMHRYITKPARIKSAFRRLVWNLVGRTSRGELRAIRDTGLLDPEFYLTKNPDVAASKIDPAVHYLNFGWREGRDPSARFSTKDYLAENPDVSASGINPLVHYSVYGRWEKRKIGSRRIGGSGPSGFTPSKGLGKYANPSGGKTAKAVFVVHDLNVGGAPNLLASIARWFQSYTSFDVRIVAMTGGPLASKMEKIAPLYIVGAKDIHDHLVDNIRSGLMGFLGDEPAFTFVNSVVAGEYLKIDPYNAPVFSYIHEMPAILKLFDGKLRRVLQGSDHVFCGGHAVHSHLSRMDGIADVKLSNVPAFVDEPGINSLLSKTDKSIVRKRLGLSSESRLVVGCGVAHWRKQPDVFVRMAAQIALGRARDVRFVWVGHGEDIPKLKKLARRLGVADRVDFVGHREDFRDFLQAADVFALPSSEDPFPLVCLEAGLAGTPSVVFREATGMTAMIEPEGQAPAGIAVPLGDEPAFFEAVEQLLLNENLRLAMANAARERILSSYVTDVGCSTLLATIRQVANLAPAVSVIVPNYNCAPYLKQRLDSIASQTFRDVEIILLDDASTDNSRQILTEFANAHVEARLHLAETNGGSVFKAWERGIELAQADLVWIAEADDWCEPDFLMKAVQAFSPSGVRLVHGRSIPVDSGGVVAGDWNALYLDRISPGRWTSSFTAPAFKEVHSTLGRANTIPNASAVVTRRSSAQRAVRISAQFKLAGDWAFYLLAAAGGRISYCHEAVNYHRRHDTSVTASIEGKEPYFQELKTVGSLIDSVYGVNASRRAAFEKHMEQEAKRFGWRGPLPAPRALHGISESRDPGVLYCVGDLSGGGAQMFAARFVNHWTALPAPAVLFVAEHEIDNPATIRSVSPEVAIITKSDIDEAGGIIALMDDWGLDLAVSGHWWGDRAISRMISEAPQTIPWITIMHGCHENVLSSPKSFPTLRDDLRRAESYCDHWVWTAEKNKKIFDEGHVTPRRTSHIINGFAPTSQFRRKRSDLGIADDALVFTLASRAIESKGWNVALSAFKELQRSSGHIVDLHLVMIGDGPVGDALRSKASLKGLHLLRHTSHLADYIHMSDVCLLPSWFPGESLPLVLIEFLAQGKPAIVSDIGKCAWAIGEDTLEPPAGFVVPRESTTGKVPERALVNAMNRFIAQPTLKTALREQARQAFLKFDMDQMIEAYRKLAKDLVEGGAKEISLPSYTTDFAQRD; translated from the coding sequence GCTACATAACGAAGCCCGCAAGGATAAAGTCCGCCTTTAGGCGCCTCGTGTGGAATTTGGTCGGCCGTACTTCGCGGGGGGAATTGAGGGCAATTCGTGACACGGGTCTGCTCGATCCCGAATTTTACCTCACAAAAAACCCCGATGTTGCGGCGTCAAAGATTGATCCCGCGGTCCACTACCTCAACTTCGGTTGGCGCGAGGGCCGAGATCCGTCCGCGCGCTTTTCCACTAAGGACTATTTGGCCGAGAACCCTGACGTCTCTGCCTCTGGCATAAACCCACTGGTGCACTACTCCGTCTACGGGAGATGGGAGAAACGAAAGATAGGTAGTCGCCGCATTGGTGGAAGTGGGCCAAGCGGCTTCACCCCAAGTAAAGGACTAGGAAAGTACGCAAATCCAAGTGGCGGAAAGACCGCCAAAGCTGTTTTCGTCGTGCACGATCTAAACGTAGGCGGGGCTCCAAACCTATTGGCGAGCATCGCACGTTGGTTTCAAAGTTATACGAGCTTTGATGTCAGAATTGTAGCCATGACAGGCGGCCCGCTAGCGTCCAAGATGGAGAAAATTGCGCCGCTTTACATCGTCGGAGCGAAGGATATCCACGATCACTTGGTAGATAATATTCGAAGCGGGCTGATGGGTTTCCTAGGAGATGAACCTGCATTCACTTTCGTGAATTCAGTGGTTGCCGGAGAATACTTAAAAATAGATCCCTATAACGCGCCAGTCTTTTCTTACATACACGAGATGCCGGCTATCCTGAAGCTGTTCGACGGTAAGCTGCGCCGGGTTCTTCAAGGCTCAGATCACGTCTTTTGCGGCGGCCATGCGGTTCATAGCCATCTCTCGCGAATGGATGGGATTGCTGATGTCAAGCTCTCGAACGTCCCTGCCTTCGTCGATGAGCCGGGTATCAACTCTCTCCTGTCGAAAACTGACAAGAGCATTGTTCGCAAAAGACTGGGCCTTAGTTCTGAAAGCCGACTGGTGGTCGGCTGTGGTGTTGCTCACTGGCGGAAGCAACCGGACGTTTTCGTTCGGATGGCTGCCCAGATTGCGTTGGGCCGTGCACGTGATGTGCGCTTCGTTTGGGTTGGCCATGGGGAGGATATCCCAAAACTAAAGAAGCTCGCGCGTAGGCTGGGTGTTGCAGATCGTGTCGACTTTGTTGGCCATCGAGAGGATTTCCGGGACTTCCTTCAGGCGGCAGATGTTTTCGCTTTACCCTCTTCTGAAGACCCCTTCCCACTTGTGTGCCTTGAGGCGGGCCTTGCAGGAACCCCCTCGGTAGTATTCCGTGAAGCAACCGGTATGACCGCAATGATTGAACCTGAGGGCCAAGCGCCAGCGGGCATCGCGGTCCCTCTCGGGGATGAACCGGCCTTCTTCGAAGCAGTAGAGCAACTTCTGCTAAACGAAAATCTTCGGTTGGCAATGGCAAATGCCGCCAGAGAAAGAATACTCTCATCTTACGTCACTGACGTGGGCTGTTCCACGCTACTAGCAACCATTCGACAGGTAGCAAACCTTGCACCAGCGGTGTCCGTCATCGTCCCTAACTACAATTGTGCGCCATATTTGAAGCAACGGCTTGATAGCATCGCTAGCCAGACATTTCGCGATGTAGAGATAATACTCTTAGACGACGCCTCTACGGATAATAGTCGCCAGATATTGACGGAGTTCGCGAATGCACACGTCGAGGCGCGGTTACATTTGGCCGAAACAAACGGCGGCTCCGTGTTTAAGGCATGGGAGCGTGGTATCGAACTAGCCCAAGCCGACCTCGTATGGATAGCCGAAGCTGACGATTGGTGTGAACCCGATTTTCTAATGAAGGCTGTCCAGGCATTTTCTCCTTCCGGTGTGCGCCTCGTTCACGGCCGATCAATTCCAGTCGACTCTGGAGGGGTGGTCGCAGGTGATTGGAACGCGCTTTACCTCGATCGCATTTCTCCTGGTCGTTGGACGAGTTCTTTCACGGCCCCTGCGTTCAAGGAAGTCCACTCGACATTAGGTCGAGCCAACACAATTCCAAATGCTAGCGCTGTCGTCACGCGCCGTTCAAGCGCTCAACGAGCCGTAAGGATTTCTGCCCAGTTTAAACTTGCTGGAGACTGGGCATTCTATCTGTTAGCGGCGGCCGGCGGACGTATCTCGTATTGTCATGAGGCAGTGAATTATCACCGGCGCCACGATACAAGCGTAACGGCTAGCATAGAGGGCAAAGAGCCGTACTTTCAAGAACTTAAGACTGTCGGTTCGCTGATTGATAGCGTCTACGGGGTAAATGCATCCCGACGTGCCGCATTTGAGAAGCATATGGAGCAAGAGGCCAAGCGATTTGGTTGGAGAGGACCTTTGCCAGCGCCGCGGGCTTTGCACGGAATCTCAGAGTCTCGTGACCCTGGGGTCCTCTACTGTGTGGGTGATTTGTCGGGAGGCGGGGCACAAATGTTTGCCGCCCGGTTTGTAAACCACTGGACTGCGCTGCCCGCTCCCGCTGTATTGTTCGTTGCGGAACACGAGATCGACAACCCCGCAACCATTAGGAGCGTCTCTCCAGAGGTCGCCATTATTACCAAGAGTGACATAGATGAAGCGGGCGGCATCATCGCATTGATGGACGACTGGGGACTCGATCTCGCGGTAAGTGGGCATTGGTGGGGCGATAGGGCGATAAGTAGAATGATCTCGGAGGCGCCGCAAACAATTCCGTGGATAACCATTATGCACGGGTGCCACGAGAATGTTCTCAGCAGCCCCAAGTCGTTTCCGACTCTGCGCGACGATCTGCGGCGTGCTGAAAGCTACTGCGATCACTGGGTCTGGACGGCAGAGAAGAACAAGAAGATATTTGATGAGGGCCATGTGACGCCAAGGCGAACTTCCCATATCATAAATGGATTTGCGCCCACTTCTCAGTTTCGTCGAAAGCGGTCCGATTTGGGAATTGCGGATGACGCCCTCGTTTTCACGTTGGCGAGCCGCGCGATCGAATCCAAGGGATGGAATGTTGCTTTATCTGCGTTCAAGGAGTTGCAGCGATCGTCAGGCCACATCGTCGATTTGCATCTGGTGATGATTGGCGACGGCCCGGTTGGCGACGCGTTGAGATCAAAGGCCTCATTGAAGGGCCTCCATCTGCTAAGACATACCTCTCACTTGGCGGATTACATCCATATGAGCGATGTATGCCTGCTGCCTAGCTGGTTTCCAGGAGAGTCGCTTCCCCTCGTGCTCATCGAGTTTCTGGCGCAGGGAAAGCCGGCAATAGTATCCGACATCGGCAAATGCGCGTGGGCAATTGGTGAGGATACCCTGGAGCCTCCGGCCGGATTCGTGGTTCCAAGAGAAAGTACGACAGGAAAAGTTCCAGAACGAGCGCTCGTAAACGCCATGAACCGATTTATTGCTCAGCCCACACTCAAAACGGCTTTAAGAGAACAAGCTCGCCAAGCATTCTTGAAATTCGATATGGATCAAATGATTGAAGCATATCGCAAACTAGCGAAGGATCTTGTAGAAGGCGGCGCCAAGGAAATCTCGTTGCCAAGCTATACCACAGATTTCGCCCAGAGAGATTGA